Proteins from one Flavobacterium sp. N2038 genomic window:
- the hemH gene encoding ferrochelatase codes for MKGALLINLGSPDSPTPKDVKPYLDEFLMDKYVIDVPYLLRALLVRGIILRKRPEESAHAYAKIWWEEGSPLIVLSERMHKKVQPLSKIPVSLAMRYGSMTIEKGLQELSDQGVTEVLLFPLYPQYAMASTLTILVLAEEIRKKKFPHMKFSDVPAFFNKPDYIKNVADSIQKNLEGFDYDQLVFSYHGIPERHVRKTDKTKSHKKFVTNEMCCEVGSPEAEFCYRTHCYETTRLVVEQLGIPKDKYCVTFQSRLAGDKWLEPYTDIEIDKMPSRGIKKIAVVTPAFVTDCLETLEEIAMRAKEDFEANGGEEFLAIPCLNDDDEWCQTVSNWINDWAK; via the coding sequence ATGAAAGGCGCACTTTTAATAAACTTAGGATCACCAGACAGTCCAACACCAAAAGATGTAAAACCCTATTTAGACGAATTTTTAATGGATAAATACGTGATTGATGTTCCGTATTTATTAAGAGCGTTACTAGTTCGTGGTATTATTTTAAGAAAAAGACCAGAAGAATCTGCACACGCTTACGCAAAAATCTGGTGGGAAGAGGGTTCACCACTAATTGTTCTTTCAGAAAGAATGCACAAAAAAGTACAACCGTTGTCTAAAATCCCTGTTTCGCTTGCAATGCGTTACGGATCTATGACAATTGAAAAAGGTTTGCAGGAACTGAGCGATCAGGGCGTTACCGAAGTGCTGCTTTTCCCGCTTTATCCCCAATATGCGATGGCTTCAACTTTGACTATTTTAGTTTTGGCAGAAGAAATTCGCAAGAAGAAATTTCCTCACATGAAATTCAGCGATGTTCCGGCATTCTTCAATAAACCGGATTATATCAAAAATGTGGCCGATTCTATTCAAAAGAATCTGGAAGGATTCGATTACGATCAATTAGTGTTTTCGTATCACGGAATTCCCGAACGTCATGTTCGTAAAACAGACAAAACAAAATCACACAAGAAATTCGTAACCAACGAAATGTGCTGTGAAGTAGGATCTCCTGAAGCAGAATTCTGCTACAGAACACATTGTTACGAGACTACTCGTTTGGTTGTAGAGCAACTAGGAATTCCGAAAGACAAATATTGTGTGACTTTCCAGTCCAGATTAGCAGGCGATAAATGGCTAGAACCTTATACAGATATCGAAATCGATAAAATGCCATCAAGAGGAATTAAGAAAATTGCCGTTGTAACTCCGGCTTTCGTTACCGATTGTTTAGAAACTTTAGAGGAAATCGCGATGCGTGCCAAAGAAGATTTCGAAGCCAATGGAGGAGAAGAATTCCTTGCAATTCCTTGTTTAAATGACGACGACGAATGGTGTCAAACGGTAAGTAACTGGATAAACGATTGGGCTAAATAA
- a CDS encoding CopD family protein, producing the protein MEYYNYLKSLHLIFVITWFAGLFYIVRLFVYQIEANEKPSPEKEILQAQYKIMTYRLWYIITWPSAVLASIFAFWMLFFTDLGNAWLKMPWMHVKLCFVFLLYLYHGKCHQIFKQLQNDEVKYSNNFMRLWNEGATIILFAVVFLVVLKNAINWIYGVIGIVLFSVLIMLGFRFYKRIREKK; encoded by the coding sequence ATGGAATATTATAACTATCTAAAATCGCTGCATCTTATTTTTGTGATTACCTGGTTTGCAGGCTTGTTTTATATTGTGCGTTTGTTTGTATATCAAATCGAAGCCAATGAAAAACCATCTCCGGAAAAAGAAATTCTACAGGCACAATATAAAATTATGACGTATCGTTTGTGGTATATCATAACTTGGCCATCGGCAGTTTTGGCGAGTATTTTTGCTTTCTGGATGTTATTTTTTACCGATTTAGGAAACGCATGGCTTAAAATGCCGTGGATGCATGTAAAATTGTGTTTTGTTTTCCTTTTGTATTTATATCATGGTAAATGCCATCAGATTTTCAAACAATTGCAAAATGATGAGGTAAAATATTCGAATAATTTTATGCGTTTATGGAATGAAGGCGCAACGATTATTTTGTTTGCCGTAGTTTTTTTAGTAGTTTTAAAAAATGCGATTAACTGGATTTACGGCGTAATTGGGATTGTTTTATTCTCGGTTTTAATTATGCTTGGATTCCGTTTCTATAAAAGAATTAGAGAGAAGAAATAA
- a CDS encoding ATP-binding protein, translated as MIVLIVVASFLLASISIIQFKTEAKEYHQERLERKENAVKEHINYVLSTTTYPLKTQNLDLIFKDKIHELAQIHKIEINIYSLDGKLLKSSKESFAVDKAPPPIPEYILKLVRSSIEKRFVDIKTIDGVKNRSSYSLIKDEKFKPLGILNLPYLEDDGYYDNELNTFLIRLSQVYSFMLIVAFALAYFLSTYITKSLKTISERLEETNLDQKNEKIVIEATSKEVNFLIKAYNGMVDKLETSAIKLAQSEREEAWREMAKQVAHEIKNPLTPMRLTVQSFQRKFDPNDPEVKQKMNDYSETLIQQIDTMTAVASAFSNFASMPAQQNETLNVVAVVELALDIFNEDYIVFESDEEEIISKMDRTQLIRVITNLVKNATQAIPESQFQKSILVTVKRRNDHVEIAVKDNGIGIQKQDIGRIFEPKFTTKTSGMGLGLGIIKNIIENYKGTITFESTYGKGTTFRVSLPITNS; from the coding sequence ATGATTGTATTGATTGTTGTAGCGTCTTTTTTATTGGCCTCAATTTCGATTATTCAGTTTAAAACGGAGGCCAAAGAATACCATCAGGAACGTTTAGAGCGAAAAGAAAACGCGGTAAAAGAGCACATCAATTATGTTCTTTCAACCACAACTTATCCGCTGAAAACCCAGAATCTGGATTTAATTTTCAAAGATAAAATCCACGAATTAGCGCAGATTCATAAGATTGAAATCAATATTTATAGTCTTGACGGGAAATTGTTGAAATCGTCAAAAGAATCTTTTGCAGTCGATAAAGCGCCGCCGCCAATTCCGGAATATATCTTAAAATTAGTTCGTTCTTCTATCGAAAAACGTTTTGTAGACATTAAAACCATTGATGGCGTTAAAAACAGATCTTCGTATAGTTTAATAAAAGATGAAAAATTCAAACCTCTCGGAATTTTAAATTTACCTTATTTAGAAGACGATGGTTATTATGATAATGAGTTAAATACTTTTTTAATTCGTTTAAGTCAGGTCTATTCTTTTATGTTGATAGTGGCTTTTGCGTTGGCTTATTTTCTTTCGACATACATTACAAAATCACTAAAAACTATTTCTGAAAGACTGGAAGAAACCAATTTAGACCAGAAAAACGAGAAAATAGTTATTGAGGCAACCAGTAAAGAAGTTAATTTCCTTATTAAAGCTTATAACGGAATGGTGGATAAGCTGGAAACCAGTGCGATCAAACTTGCTCAAAGTGAACGTGAAGAAGCCTGGCGCGAAATGGCAAAGCAAGTAGCGCATGAGATCAAGAATCCGCTTACACCAATGCGATTAACGGTGCAGAGTTTTCAACGAAAGTTTGACCCGAACGATCCGGAAGTAAAGCAAAAAATGAACGATTACTCCGAAACTTTAATACAGCAAATCGATACCATGACAGCTGTAGCTTCAGCATTTTCGAATTTTGCTTCTATGCCGGCACAGCAAAATGAAACCTTAAACGTGGTTGCGGTTGTTGAACTTGCTCTAGACATTTTTAATGAAGATTATATTGTTTTTGAAAGTGACGAAGAGGAAATTATTTCGAAAATGGACAGAACACAACTAATACGTGTGATTACTAATTTGGTTAAAAATGCGACTCAGGCAATTCCGGAAAGTCAATTTCAAAAATCTATTCTGGTTACCGTAAAACGTAGAAATGATCACGTAGAAATAGCAGTAAAAGATAACGGAATTGGAATTCAGAAACAAGATATCGGCCGAATTTTTGAACCAAAATTTACTACCAAAACCAGCGGTATGGGGCTTGGACTAGGAATTATTAAAAACATTATCGAAAATTACAAAGGAACAATTACCTTTGAATCAACTTACGGAAAAGGAACCACATTTAGGGTTTCTTTACCTATCACCAACTCATAA
- a CDS encoding enoyl-CoA hydratase/isomerase family protein, with translation MNYENILISIEEKIATITINRPAKLNALNKETISDLSKAIKLLGKNDDVRVIILTGSGEKAFVAGADISEFANYTIIEGAQLAAEGQESLFDFIQNLKKPVIAAVNGFALGGGLELAMACHFRVASENAKMGLPEVTLGLIPGYGGTQRLPQLVGKGKAMEMIMTAAMISADEAKQYGLVNYVVPQAELLDFTNGIAQKIIKNAPFAIAKAIKAINANFEDGKNGFDTEIKSFGKCFGTQDFKEGTTAFLEKRKAEFTGK, from the coding sequence ATGAATTACGAAAATATTTTAATTTCTATTGAAGAGAAAATAGCTACTATTACGATCAACAGACCTGCAAAATTAAATGCTTTAAATAAAGAGACCATTAGTGATCTTAGTAAAGCAATCAAATTACTGGGTAAAAATGATGACGTTCGTGTTATTATTTTAACAGGAAGCGGAGAAAAAGCATTTGTGGCTGGAGCTGATATTTCGGAGTTTGCTAATTATACCATAATTGAAGGCGCACAATTAGCAGCAGAAGGACAGGAATCTTTGTTTGATTTTATTCAAAATCTTAAAAAACCGGTTATTGCAGCTGTCAATGGTTTTGCATTAGGCGGTGGATTAGAATTGGCAATGGCTTGTCATTTTAGAGTAGCTTCAGAAAATGCTAAAATGGGACTTCCGGAAGTAACTCTGGGATTAATTCCTGGTTATGGTGGAACACAGCGTTTGCCTCAGTTAGTTGGTAAAGGCAAAGCAATGGAAATGATTATGACTGCAGCAATGATTTCTGCTGATGAAGCAAAACAATACGGATTGGTAAATTATGTTGTTCCTCAAGCGGAACTTCTTGACTTTACAAACGGAATCGCTCAGAAAATTATAAAAAATGCTCCTTTTGCTATTGCAAAAGCTATAAAAGCGATCAATGCCAATTTTGAAGATGGTAAAAACGGTTTTGATACTGAAATCAAATCATTTGGTAAATGTTTCGGCACTCAGGATTTTAAAGAAGGAACAACAGCCTTTTTAGAAAAACGAAAAGCAGAATTTACAGGAAAATAA
- a CDS encoding DinB family protein produces MNELKGILWRQFGAVIDMLESSILVCPESFWNQKDFWYSAYHTIFWLDYYSSTEPDAFSPPTPFSLSEFDPKGILPERIYLKEELLEYLEYSRKKVYYLIDGLNEETSKERFITQNKNYNRIEMILYNMRHVQHHVGQLNLLLRQNVDTAGKWVSQTDKEY; encoded by the coding sequence ATGAATGAACTTAAGGGAATATTATGGAGACAATTTGGAGCTGTTATAGATATGCTCGAAAGTTCAATTTTAGTTTGCCCTGAAAGTTTTTGGAACCAAAAAGACTTTTGGTATTCCGCATATCATACTATTTTTTGGCTGGATTATTATTCCTCTACTGAACCCGATGCATTTTCTCCACCTACACCATTTTCTTTATCCGAATTTGATCCAAAAGGAATTTTACCAGAAAGAATCTATCTAAAAGAAGAATTGCTTGAATACCTTGAGTATTCACGTAAAAAGGTTTATTATTTAATTGATGGATTAAACGAAGAAACTTCAAAAGAAAGATTCATTACCCAAAATAAAAATTACAATCGAATTGAGATGATTCTGTACAACATGAGGCATGTACAGCATCATGTTGGGCAGTTAAATTTATTGTTGAGACAAAATGTTGATACAGCAGGAAAATGGGTTTCACAAACTGATAAAGAATATTGA
- a CDS encoding metal-dependent transcriptional regulator: MTFSEENYLKSIYHLTAALESEVSTNAIAEMMETKASSVTDMLKKLAEKDLVNYKKYQGVSLTENGKLAAKMIVRKHRLWEVFLVEKLNFSWDEVHDIAEQLEHIKSEQLINRLDDFLGNPTEDPHGDPIPDANGRIIKIEKQLLSELEESQTGVCVGVKDTSSEFLKYLDKQEIALGSKIQFLSKESFDLSVRIKVNERELSISNKIASNLFVKLV, translated from the coding sequence ATGACCTTTTCAGAAGAAAACTACTTAAAATCGATATATCACTTAACAGCTGCTTTAGAATCTGAAGTGAGTACCAATGCAATTGCTGAAATGATGGAAACCAAAGCTTCATCAGTTACTGATATGCTTAAAAAGCTGGCGGAAAAAGATTTAGTGAATTACAAAAAATACCAAGGTGTTTCCTTAACAGAAAACGGAAAATTAGCCGCCAAAATGATTGTTAGAAAACATCGTTTATGGGAAGTTTTTTTGGTAGAAAAATTAAATTTCAGCTGGGATGAGGTTCATGATATTGCAGAACAGTTAGAACACATCAAATCGGAGCAATTGATTAACCGTTTGGATGATTTTCTTGGAAATCCTACAGAAGATCCGCATGGTGATCCAATTCCGGATGCAAACGGCCGTATCATTAAAATTGAGAAACAACTTTTATCAGAATTAGAAGAGAGTCAAACCGGAGTTTGTGTTGGTGTGAAAGATACTTCATCTGAATTTTTGAAGTATCTGGATAAACAGGAAATCGCTTTGGGCTCAAAAATCCAGTTTCTTTCTAAAGAATCTTTCGATTTATCAGTGAGAATTAAAGTCAATGAAAGAGAATTATCTATTTCTAATAAAATTGCCTCAAATTTGTTTGTAAAGCTTGTTTAG
- a CDS encoding Nramp family divalent metal transporter: MTKSLEEVNQSVATEHKKTGFRKILAFLGPAYLVSVGYMDPGNWATDIAGGSQFGYTLVWVLLMSNLMALLLQSLSARLGIVTQRDLAQASRETYSKYINYILYFLAEIAIAACDLAEVLGMAIGINLLFGIPLLEGVLITVLDTFLLLFLINKGIRKMEAFIIALVAIIGFSFIFEMIFAEPEVSKIIAGLVPSIPNSAALYIAIGIIGATVMPHNLYLHSSLVQTRKFDRSPAGIKQALKYNLIDSTIALNLAFFVNAAILILAAATFHKNGMFEVAEIQDAHQFLEPLLGTKWAPILFAVALIAAGQSSTVTGTLAGQIVMEGYLHLRIQPWVRRIITRLIAIVPALIVIYIYGENVTGKLLILSQVILSLQLGFAIIPLIHFVSDKSKMKGFHITTTTQVISWIIALIIVSLNAKLVYDEITSWLETSNNPIVIWLTVVPLAFGFLALLLYIVFKPFVTKAKSKITNHSPHNLNLQFTAKASQTVKNIAISVDFSNADEAALNHAFELGGMETQYTLIHIVETVGALMYGTETHDHETTIDEKLLLEYQDMLTKKGFKIETELGFGKPNTTIPKIINAGNFDILVMGTHGHTGLKDILFGTTVDKLRHKISIPLLIVKK; the protein is encoded by the coding sequence ATGACCAAATCTTTAGAAGAGGTAAACCAATCGGTAGCCACAGAGCATAAAAAAACAGGATTTAGAAAAATTTTAGCCTTTTTGGGTCCGGCATACTTAGTAAGTGTAGGATATATGGACCCCGGAAACTGGGCAACAGATATTGCCGGCGGTAGCCAATTTGGTTATACATTAGTCTGGGTTTTGTTAATGAGTAATCTGATGGCTTTACTTCTGCAAAGTTTAAGTGCCCGATTGGGAATTGTCACACAACGCGACCTCGCTCAGGCTTCAAGAGAAACCTATTCAAAATATATTAATTACATTTTATACTTTTTGGCCGAAATTGCCATTGCTGCATGCGATTTAGCAGAAGTACTTGGAATGGCTATCGGAATCAATCTTCTTTTTGGAATTCCGTTGCTTGAAGGCGTTCTGATTACGGTTTTAGACACCTTTCTATTATTATTTCTGATCAATAAAGGAATCCGTAAAATGGAGGCCTTCATTATAGCTCTGGTTGCCATTATTGGTTTTTCTTTCATTTTTGAAATGATCTTTGCTGAACCCGAAGTTTCTAAAATAATTGCTGGACTTGTTCCCTCTATTCCAAATTCTGCTGCTTTGTATATTGCAATCGGAATTATTGGGGCAACAGTAATGCCACACAACCTTTACTTACATTCTTCATTGGTTCAAACCAGAAAATTTGACAGAAGTCCGGCCGGAATCAAACAAGCATTAAAATATAACCTCATCGATTCTACAATCGCTTTAAATCTAGCTTTTTTCGTAAATGCAGCAATTCTGATTCTTGCCGCCGCAACTTTTCATAAAAACGGAATGTTTGAAGTAGCCGAAATTCAGGATGCACATCAGTTTCTTGAGCCTTTATTAGGAACCAAATGGGCGCCAATTCTTTTTGCCGTTGCCTTAATCGCTGCGGGACAAAGTTCAACCGTAACCGGAACACTTGCAGGACAAATTGTTATGGAAGGTTATTTACATTTACGCATTCAGCCTTGGGTACGTCGTATTATAACCCGTTTAATCGCCATTGTACCTGCCTTAATCGTAATTTATATTTATGGCGAAAACGTAACCGGAAAATTACTAATCTTAAGTCAGGTAATACTAAGTCTGCAACTAGGTTTTGCCATTATTCCGCTTATACATTTTGTGAGCGACAAATCAAAAATGAAAGGTTTTCACATTACGACCACCACGCAGGTCATTTCCTGGATAATTGCCCTAATCATTGTGTCGCTTAATGCAAAATTAGTTTATGATGAAATCACTTCATGGCTTGAAACTTCAAATAATCCAATCGTAATTTGGCTTACCGTCGTGCCACTGGCTTTTGGATTCTTAGCGTTATTGCTGTATATTGTTTTTAAACCTTTTGTAACAAAAGCCAAATCGAAAATAACCAATCATTCACCACACAATTTAAACCTTCAGTTTACTGCAAAAGCAAGTCAGACCGTCAAAAACATTGCTATTTCAGTTGATTTTTCCAATGCAGACGAGGCAGCACTTAACCATGCCTTTGAATTAGGCGGAATGGAAACACAGTATACCTTAATTCATATTGTTGAAACGGTTGGTGCTTTAATGTATGGCACTGAAACCCACGATCACGAAACCACAATAGACGAGAAATTGCTTTTAGAATATCAGGATATGTTAACTAAAAAAGGATTTAAAATAGAAACTGAGCTTGGTTTTGGAAAACCCAATACAACAATACCGAAAATTATCAATGCCGGTAATTTTGATATTTTAGTTATGGGAACCCACGGCCATACTGGTTTAAAAGACATCCTTTTTGGTACAACTGTAGATAAATTGAGACATAAAATTTCGATACCTTTGTTGATTGTTAAGAAATAG
- a CDS encoding Fur family transcriptional regulator has product MKIARNTAAKTAVLEIFEKSKTALSHAEIQKQINDLCDRVTIYRILDRLLNDDIIHKISNLDGTVKYAKCNHAHQRVHIHNHAHFSCENCHEITCLENVKPSYIMPHNYKVKEINFTLSGLCPNCLNSNI; this is encoded by the coding sequence ATGAAAATAGCACGCAACACCGCAGCAAAGACAGCCGTTTTAGAGATTTTTGAGAAATCTAAGACTGCCCTTTCTCATGCCGAAATTCAAAAACAAATAAACGATTTGTGTGACCGCGTTACCATTTACAGAATCCTTGACCGTTTATTAAACGATGATATCATACACAAAATATCTAACCTTGACGGCACGGTAAAATATGCAAAATGCAATCATGCACATCAACGTGTGCACATACATAATCATGCTCATTTTAGTTGTGAAAACTGTCATGAGATTACCTGTCTTGAGAATGTAAAACCAAGTTATATTATGCCGCATAATTACAAAGTAAAAGAGATCAATTTTACTTTATCTGGTTTATGCCCGAATTGTTTAAATTCTAATATTTAA
- a CDS encoding MerC domain-containing protein, whose translation MKKTTTSFYDILGVSSATICLVHCLIFPLLTILPLGISHNPVIDLLFALIGLFAVIKIIKKSSLLISSILIVSMSLIWISVLSDLFFEIHLDLIYFGGTGMIIGHLMNYKIHKKQHH comes from the coding sequence ATGAAGAAAACCACGACATCTTTTTACGATATTTTAGGAGTTTCAAGTGCTACCATTTGTTTGGTTCATTGTTTGATTTTTCCACTCTTAACAATTCTTCCTTTAGGGATAAGTCATAACCCGGTAATAGATTTACTTTTTGCTTTAATTGGGTTATTTGCAGTTATCAAAATTATAAAAAAATCGTCTCTTTTAATCTCCTCTATTTTGATTGTTTCAATGAGTTTGATTTGGATTAGTGTCCTGAGTGATCTTTTTTTTGAGATCCATCTGGACTTAATTTATTTTGGAGGAACAGGAATGATCATTGGCCATTTGATGAATTACAAGATACACAAAAAGCAGCATCATTAA
- a CDS encoding NAD(P)/FAD-dependent oxidoreductase — protein MNKSNFEVIIIGGSYSGLSAAMSLGRSLRQVLVIDSGLPCNRQTPYSHNFITQDGEKPATISAKAKLQVDLYKTVEFYKGLAVKAVKVENGFEVTTASGDVFTSRKLLFATGVKDLFPEIHGFADCWGISVLHCPYCHGYEVKNEKTAIIANGEMGFEYAKLISNWTKDLRLCTNGKSELTLEQIQILKKHDVSIFEDKIDSFEHSDGYILNIVFGNNEKIEVKAVYAKPPLEQHCPLPEILGCEFNEQGLLKTDFMQKTNISGVYASGDCSTQMRSVALAVSSGSFVGAVINKELIDEDF, from the coding sequence ATGAATAAAAGCAATTTCGAAGTGATTATCATTGGGGGCAGCTATAGTGGATTGTCTGCTGCAATGAGTTTAGGACGCTCTTTGCGTCAGGTTTTAGTTATCGACAGCGGTTTGCCATGTAACAGACAAACGCCTTATTCCCATAATTTTATAACACAAGATGGTGAAAAGCCTGCCACTATTTCGGCGAAAGCCAAACTTCAGGTTGATCTTTACAAAACTGTTGAATTTTATAAGGGACTTGCAGTAAAAGCTGTTAAAGTCGAAAATGGTTTTGAAGTCACTACAGCATCAGGAGATGTTTTTACTTCAAGAAAATTACTATTCGCAACCGGAGTTAAAGATTTGTTTCCAGAGATTCATGGATTTGCAGATTGCTGGGGTATTTCAGTTTTACACTGCCCATATTGTCATGGCTATGAAGTGAAAAATGAGAAAACGGCCATTATTGCAAACGGAGAAATGGGATTTGAATATGCAAAACTAATTTCAAATTGGACTAAAGATTTGAGATTATGTACCAATGGAAAGTCGGAGTTGACTTTGGAACAAATTCAAATCCTTAAAAAGCACGATGTTTCAATTTTTGAAGATAAAATTGATTCGTTTGAACATAGTGACGGATATATTTTGAATATTGTTTTTGGAAACAATGAAAAGATTGAAGTGAAAGCCGTTTATGCAAAACCTCCTCTAGAGCAACATTGTCCATTACCCGAAATTTTGGGTTGTGAATTCAACGAACAAGGGTTGCTTAAAACTGATTTTATGCAAAAGACAAATATTTCGGGTGTCTATGCCAGCGGAGACTGTAGTACTCAAATGCGATCTGTGGCTTTGGCTGTTTCTTCGGGATCTTTTGTAGGAGCTGTTATTAATAAAGAACTTATTGACGAGGATTTTTGA
- a CDS encoding TonB-dependent receptor gives MKHLFLIILILAAKHTYSQNISGKVSTDIPAVQEINVVLLNTNFKTHSDSIGYYKLENIPSGSYKIEVTSTGFKTIIKRVSILEKQNLNLDFELNEDQNELNEVVVSGTLKPVKRLESAVPVEVYSPAFFKKNPTPSIYDALQNINGVRPQLNCGVCNTGDIHINGLEGPYTLVLIDGMPIVSSLSTVYGLSGIPNSLVERIEIVKGPASSLYGSEAVGGLINIITKNPTNAPVFSADVFTTTYLETNVDLGMKFSPTKKSTTLLGINYFNYNQVVDKDHDNFTDVTLSDRISIFNKWNFQRNNNRLFTVAARGMYEDRWGGDVRWEKKYRGGDEIYGESIYTKRAELIGSYQLPFEEKLMLSFSGNVHYQDSRYGTTSYIANQKIGFLQLTWDRKLGRNDLLAGIASRYSYYDDNTTATKEPENTWLPGIFVQDEITFSPKSQVLLGMRYDYNSIHGSIFTPRFAYRFKANENTIFRLNAGTGFRVVNLFTEDHAALTGSRDVVIANDLKPEQSVNVNLNYIQKINFGNGTFMGIETTAFYTRFSNKIISDYKSDPNKIIYDNIDGYALSQGISTNIDLNFPSGLKFIVGATVLDNKNVQNGISERPFLTENFTATWSVSYKIQPWNLSVDYTGNVYSPMNLPLLSETDPRSPKSPWYSIQNIQFTYTGWKNFEVYGGIKNLLNFTPMQKNPFLISRTNDPFDKNVQYDSSGKVLVTPDNPYGLTFDTTYVYGQNQTIRGFFGLRYTLR, from the coding sequence ATGAAACATTTATTTTTGATTATATTAATACTTGCCGCAAAACATACTTATTCGCAAAATATATCTGGTAAAGTATCTACTGATATTCCTGCGGTACAGGAAATTAATGTTGTGCTGTTAAATACAAACTTTAAAACACATAGTGATAGTATCGGATATTATAAACTTGAAAATATTCCGAGTGGTTCTTATAAAATTGAAGTCACTTCGACTGGATTTAAAACAATAATTAAAAGAGTTTCAATTTTAGAAAAGCAAAATTTAAATCTCGATTTTGAATTGAATGAAGATCAGAATGAATTGAATGAAGTGGTAGTTTCAGGAACTCTAAAACCTGTTAAAAGATTAGAGAGTGCAGTTCCTGTTGAGGTTTATTCTCCGGCTTTTTTCAAAAAAAATCCAACTCCAAGTATTTATGATGCGCTTCAGAATATAAATGGAGTTAGGCCACAGCTTAATTGTGGTGTTTGTAATACGGGAGATATTCATATAAACGGATTAGAAGGCCCGTATACTTTAGTTTTAATCGACGGAATGCCCATTGTAAGCAGCTTGTCAACAGTTTATGGATTATCTGGAATTCCGAATTCTTTGGTCGAGCGAATTGAGATTGTAAAAGGCCCGGCTTCTTCTCTTTACGGAAGTGAAGCAGTTGGAGGTTTGATTAATATTATTACCAAGAACCCAACAAATGCGCCCGTATTTTCTGCGGATGTTTTTACAACAACTTATTTAGAAACCAATGTTGACTTAGGTATGAAATTTAGCCCAACAAAAAAATCAACAACACTCTTAGGTATTAATTATTTCAATTACAATCAGGTAGTCGACAAGGATCATGATAATTTTACAGATGTAACACTTTCTGATCGAATTTCAATATTCAATAAATGGAATTTTCAAAGAAATAATAATCGTCTTTTTACGGTGGCAGCACGAGGAATGTACGAGGATCGTTGGGGAGGAGATGTTCGTTGGGAAAAAAAATATCGTGGTGGCGATGAAATCTATGGAGAAAGTATTTACACCAAAAGAGCCGAATTAATAGGGAGTTATCAATTGCCTTTTGAAGAAAAACTGATGCTTTCGTTTTCAGGAAATGTTCATTATCAGGACAGCCGTTATGGAACAACATCATATATTGCCAATCAGAAAATTGGTTTTTTGCAATTGACCTGGGATAGAAAATTGGGAAGAAATGATTTATTGGCAGGAATCGCGAGTCGATATTCCTATTATGATGATAATACAACTGCCACAAAAGAGCCTGAAAATACATGGCTTCCCGGAATTTTTGTTCAGGACGAAATTACATTTTCTCCAAAAAGTCAGGTTTTGTTAGGAATGCGCTATGATTATAATTCGATTCATGGATCCATTTTCACTCCAAGATTTGCCTATCGATTTAAAGCTAATGAAAACACTATTTTTCGATTAAATGCCGGAACCGGATTTAGAGTTGTGAATTTATTTACCGAAGATCACGCCGCTTTAACAGGTTCAAGAGATGTTGTAATTGCCAATGATTTGAAACCGGAACAATCCGTAAATGTAAATTTAAACTATATTCAGAAAATTAATTTTGGTAATGGAACCTTTATGGGTATCGAAACAACCGCTTTTTATACACGATTTAGCAATAAAATCATTTCAGACTATAAAAGTGACCCAAATAAGATTATTTATGATAATATCGACGGATATGCATTGAGTCAGGGAATAAGTACCAATATAGATCTTAATTTTCCATCAGGACTTAAATTTATTGTTGGAGCAACAGTTTTAGATAATAAAAATGTTCAGAATGGAATCTCTGAAAGACCTTTCTTAACAGAAAATTTTACCGCAACCTGGAGTGTTTCATATAAAATTCAACCCTGGAATTTATCAGTAGATTATACAGGAAATGTGTATAGCCCAATGAATTTGCCTTTGCTGAGCGAAACAGATCCAAGAAGTCCGAAATCGCCTTGGTATAGTATTCAAAATATTCAGTTTACCTATACAGGCTGGAAAAATTTTGAAGTGTACGGTGGTATCAAAAATTT